The Sphingopyxis fribergensis genome contains a region encoding:
- a CDS encoding DoxX family protein, whose product MKESVRTALRWLLALAYGYAGWAHLARPTPFLAIMPPWVPAPEMVVAATGVAEIAGAIGLMMPATRKAAGWGLALYALCVWPANFHHALANVAIGGETLSWWYHGPRLAAQPLIIWWALWASGATDWPLGGGRRAVA is encoded by the coding sequence GTGAAGGAGTCGGTCCGCACGGCGCTGCGCTGGCTGCTCGCGCTCGCCTATGGCTATGCAGGCTGGGCGCATCTGGCGCGCCCCACGCCCTTCCTTGCAATCATGCCGCCATGGGTGCCGGCGCCCGAGATGGTGGTCGCCGCGACCGGCGTCGCCGAGATCGCGGGCGCGATCGGGCTGATGATGCCTGCCACGCGCAAGGCCGCCGGCTGGGGCCTCGCGCTCTATGCGCTCTGCGTCTGGCCCGCCAACTTCCATCACGCGCTCGCCAATGTCGCGATCGGCGGTGAGACGTTGAGCTGGTGGTACCACGGCCCGCGACTCGCCGCGCAGCCGCTGATCATCTGGTGGGCGCTGTGGGCGAGCGGTGCAACCGACTGGCCGTTGGGAGGAGGGCGCCGAGCGGTAGCATAG
- a CDS encoding phosphocholine-specific phospholipase C produces MSNSRRDFLKAAGVAGSAAAFHASIGRALAIPAKRTTGTIKDVRHIVILMQENRSFDHYFGTMKGVRGFGDRHPIPMAGEKNVWFQSNGARDLLPFHLDTARTNGLKVPGTPHSFADAQAAWNQGKFGLWPKYKTDYSMGYYKREDIPFQFALAEAFTICDAYHCSITTGTDPNRIVFWSGSNFDPDVAATGTNCRDDKSEPNNLRCWIKGALPEPGYTYAGNALEWATIPEVLEAAGVDWRIYQDPNDNWTGAMHGGLAFKGFRDAKPGSPIYERGMSHHSLERLAEDAKNGTLPAVSWVLPPKQWSEHPSASTPIEGAEFTASVLDALTANPDTWAGTVFFQTFDENDGLFDHFPPAAPPSYNADGTLAGEATLALPGHYFDDHEDKYLSRDDNISGTTRPFGLGPRVPMYVVSPWSKGGWVSSEVFDHTSVGQFLERRFGVTIPAISPWHRSVCGDMTSCFDFSKGADAAFPALPDVSGSAAILDTHLQRPKALPPRVPQDLFQEKGIRRSRALPYILHVDARIDAGGRAVILDFINEGAAGAVFHVYDKRNLDRIPRRYTVEAGKRIDDRWSVGADGDFYLWVLGPNGFHRAFRGTLAEAARAPTMTARYNVKQRALALGFVNDGSGAQQAKILRDAYAPSAGKTVTIASRGKAVEAWPTPKDHDWYDVTVALPGIEVRLAGRIECGTHGISDPLTLA; encoded by the coding sequence ATGAGCAATTCGAGACGTGATTTCCTGAAGGCCGCCGGCGTTGCCGGCTCGGCCGCCGCCTTTCACGCCAGCATCGGCCGTGCGCTCGCCATCCCGGCGAAACGCACGACGGGCACGATCAAGGATGTGCGCCACATCGTCATCCTGATGCAGGAGAACCGCTCGTTCGACCATTATTTCGGGACGATGAAGGGCGTGCGCGGTTTCGGCGATCGCCACCCGATCCCGATGGCCGGCGAAAAGAATGTCTGGTTCCAGAGCAACGGCGCGCGCGACCTGCTGCCCTTCCACCTCGACACCGCGCGCACCAACGGCCTGAAGGTTCCTGGCACTCCGCACAGTTTCGCCGACGCGCAGGCGGCGTGGAACCAGGGCAAGTTCGGCTTATGGCCCAAGTATAAGACCGATTATTCGATGGGCTATTACAAGCGCGAGGACATCCCTTTCCAGTTCGCGCTCGCCGAAGCCTTCACCATCTGCGACGCCTATCATTGTTCGATCACCACCGGCACCGACCCCAACCGGATCGTCTTCTGGTCGGGGTCCAATTTCGATCCCGACGTTGCCGCCACCGGCACCAACTGCCGCGACGACAAATCCGAACCCAATAACCTGCGCTGCTGGATCAAGGGCGCTCTACCCGAACCCGGCTACACCTATGCCGGCAATGCGCTCGAATGGGCGACGATTCCCGAAGTGCTCGAGGCCGCCGGGGTCGACTGGCGCATCTATCAGGACCCCAACGACAATTGGACCGGCGCAATGCACGGGGGCCTCGCCTTCAAGGGCTTTCGCGACGCGAAGCCAGGCTCGCCGATCTACGAACGCGGCATGTCGCATCATTCGCTCGAAAGGCTCGCAGAAGATGCAAAGAACGGCACGCTGCCCGCGGTGTCATGGGTGCTGCCGCCCAAGCAATGGTCCGAACATCCCTCGGCGTCGACCCCGATCGAGGGCGCCGAATTCACCGCATCGGTGCTCGATGCGCTGACTGCCAATCCCGACACATGGGCGGGCACCGTCTTCTTCCAGACCTTCGACGAGAATGACGGGCTGTTCGACCATTTCCCGCCGGCCGCGCCGCCGTCGTACAATGCCGACGGCACCCTCGCGGGCGAGGCGACTCTCGCGCTGCCGGGCCATTATTTCGACGATCATGAGGATAAATATCTGTCGCGGGACGACAATATCTCGGGAACAACACGCCCGTTCGGCCTCGGCCCGCGCGTGCCGATGTATGTCGTCTCGCCGTGGAGCAAGGGCGGCTGGGTCAGCAGCGAGGTCTTCGATCACACTTCGGTCGGCCAATTCCTCGAACGGCGTTTCGGCGTCACCATCCCCGCGATCAGCCCGTGGCACCGCTCGGTCTGCGGCGACATGACCTCCTGCTTCGATTTCTCGAAGGGCGCCGATGCGGCCTTTCCCGCACTGCCCGACGTCAGCGGCTCGGCCGCGATCCTCGACACGCACCTCCAGCGCCCGAAAGCGCTGCCGCCGCGCGTGCCGCAGGACCTGTTCCAGGAAAAGGGCATCCGCCGCTCGCGCGCGCTGCCTTATATCCTCCACGTCGACGCACGGATCGACGCGGGCGGCCGAGCGGTCATCCTCGACTTCATCAACGAGGGCGCAGCGGGCGCGGTCTTCCACGTCTATGACAAAAGGAACCTCGACCGCATCCCGCGGCGCTATACGGTCGAGGCGGGCAAGCGCATCGACGATCGCTGGAGCGTCGGCGCCGATGGAGACTTCTACCTCTGGGTCCTCGGCCCCAACGGCTTCCACCGCGCCTTCCGCGGCACGCTCGCTGAAGCCGCGCGCGCACCGACGATGACCGCGCGCTACAACGTCAAACAGCGCGCCCTCGCCCTCGGCTTCGTCAACGACGGCAGCGGTGCGCAGCAAGCGAAGATCCTCCGCGACGCCTATGCCCCGTCGGCGGGCAAGACGGTGACGATCGCGAGCCGTGGCAAGGCGGTCGAGGCATGGCCGACTCCGAAAGACCATGACTGGTACGATGTCACCGTCGCGCTGCCGGGAATCGAAGTCCGCCTCGCGGGCCGCATCGAGTGCGGCACCCATGGCATCAGCGATCCGCTGACATTGGCCTAG
- a CDS encoding FAD-dependent oxidoreductase has product MRHVAIIGSGPAGYYTAETLQKADDIAVDVIDRLPVPYGLIRTGVAPDHQSIKAVSRRYEGTALTDNVRFVGHVAVGTDVTIDELLALYDAVILATGAPNDRPLDIPGANLSGVIGSAAFVGWYNGHPDFAGLNPPLDASGVAVIGNGNVALDVARILAKTRQEFAGSDIVAHARDALEGSAVRHIQILGRRGPHQIAMTPKELGELGHLERASPRVDPADLPPEGDDAMLEPGMRKSVTHLRSFAANPVAKPVTIDFDFFAMPVALEGEDGRVQRVIVERTTLDADLTSHGTGETYAIDAGLVISCIGYQTPPIPGVPYEHGRGRFANDDGRILPGLYAVGWARRGPSGTIGTNKPDGARIAEMVLEDIGRGGGKAGRPALDALLASRGVTPVTFRDWRKIEEAEVAAALDGNPREKFTSIEAMLAAIGR; this is encoded by the coding sequence ATGCGTCATGTCGCGATCATCGGGTCGGGCCCCGCGGGTTATTATACCGCCGAAACACTGCAGAAAGCCGACGATATTGCCGTCGACGTCATCGACAGGCTTCCCGTCCCCTACGGCCTGATCCGCACCGGGGTCGCGCCCGACCACCAGTCGATCAAGGCGGTGTCGCGCCGCTACGAAGGCACTGCGCTCACCGACAATGTTCGCTTCGTCGGCCATGTCGCGGTCGGCACCGACGTGACGATCGACGAACTTCTTGCCCTTTACGACGCGGTCATCCTCGCGACCGGCGCCCCCAACGACCGGCCGCTCGACATCCCCGGCGCCAACCTGTCGGGGGTGATCGGCAGTGCCGCCTTCGTCGGGTGGTACAATGGCCACCCCGATTTCGCCGGGCTGAACCCGCCGCTCGATGCCTCCGGGGTCGCGGTGATCGGCAACGGCAATGTCGCGCTCGACGTCGCGCGCATCCTTGCCAAGACGCGGCAGGAATTTGCCGGCAGCGATATCGTCGCCCACGCGCGCGATGCGCTGGAGGGCAGCGCGGTGCGCCATATCCAAATCCTCGGCCGCCGCGGCCCGCACCAGATCGCGATGACGCCGAAGGAGCTGGGCGAACTCGGCCATCTCGAACGCGCCAGCCCGCGCGTCGACCCCGCCGACCTGCCGCCCGAGGGCGACGATGCGATGCTCGAACCCGGGATGCGCAAGTCGGTGACGCATTTGCGCAGCTTTGCCGCGAACCCCGTCGCCAAGCCGGTGACGATCGATTTCGATTTCTTCGCGATGCCCGTCGCGCTCGAAGGCGAAGACGGCCGCGTCCAGCGCGTGATCGTCGAGCGCACGACGCTCGACGCCGACCTCACCAGCCACGGCACCGGCGAAACCTATGCGATCGATGCGGGCCTCGTCATCAGCTGCATCGGCTATCAGACCCCGCCGATCCCCGGCGTGCCGTACGAACATGGCCGCGGCCGCTTCGCCAACGACGACGGCCGGATATTACCCGGTCTTTACGCGGTCGGCTGGGCACGGCGCGGGCCGTCGGGGACGATCGGCACCAACAAGCCCGACGGCGCGCGGATCGCCGAAATGGTGCTGGAGGATATCGGCCGCGGCGGGGGCAAGGCGGGGCGCCCCGCACTCGATGCGCTGCTCGCCAGCCGCGGGGTGACCCCCGTCACCTTCCGCGACTGGCGCAAGATCGAGGAGGCCGAGGTCGCCGCCGCGCTCGACGGCAACCCGCGCGAGAAATTCACCAGCATCGAGGCGATGCTCGCCGCAATCGGGCGGTGA
- a CDS encoding acyl-CoA dehydrogenase family protein: MTAFDDWRARSPYYDETHEALAQSVRRFVTREIAPHIDRWEAEGELPRDLHKKAADAGILGLRYPEVYGGHSEGFDNFHGLVLTEELAAVGAGGLGASLMTHGIGLPPILALGSEELKQRVAPPVLAGDKIIALGITEASGGSDVANLKTTAIRDGDSYIVNGGKMFITSGMRADWLTCAVRTGGPGAAGVSLLLIDMDAPEVERTRLDKMGWRCSDTAAIHFSDVRVPAENLIGQENAGFIGIMRNFNSERLGMAMGCCAYARVAMAEAAEWAQNRETFGKPLVGHQSIRIKLADMERQIEATQAWVDLCAWQVKEGKDRPADFAMLKVQATRMLESVAREAAQILGGASYITGSKVERIYREVRVNAIGGGSEEIMLDLAGRQLFGGKR; the protein is encoded by the coding sequence ATGACAGCCTTCGACGACTGGCGCGCAAGATCGCCCTATTATGACGAAACCCACGAAGCGCTGGCGCAGAGCGTCCGCCGTTTCGTCACCCGCGAGATCGCACCGCACATCGACCGTTGGGAAGCCGAGGGCGAATTGCCGCGCGACCTCCACAAGAAGGCTGCAGACGCGGGCATCCTCGGCCTCCGCTATCCCGAAGTATATGGCGGGCACAGCGAAGGCTTCGACAATTTCCACGGCCTCGTGCTGACCGAGGAACTCGCCGCGGTCGGCGCGGGCGGGCTCGGCGCGTCGCTGATGACGCACGGCATCGGACTGCCCCCGATCCTCGCGCTCGGTTCCGAAGAACTGAAACAGCGCGTCGCCCCGCCGGTGCTCGCGGGCGACAAGATCATCGCGCTCGGCATCACCGAGGCGAGCGGCGGCAGCGACGTCGCGAACCTCAAGACGACAGCCATCAGGGATGGCGACAGCTACATCGTCAATGGCGGCAAGATGTTCATCACCAGCGGCATGCGCGCCGACTGGCTAACCTGCGCCGTCCGCACCGGCGGGCCGGGCGCAGCGGGCGTCTCGCTGCTGCTGATCGACATGGACGCGCCCGAGGTCGAACGCACAAGGCTCGACAAGATGGGCTGGCGGTGCAGCGACACCGCCGCGATCCACTTCAGCGATGTTCGCGTCCCCGCCGAAAACCTGATCGGCCAGGAGAATGCCGGCTTCATCGGCATCATGCGCAATTTCAATTCGGAGCGGCTCGGCATGGCGATGGGCTGCTGCGCCTACGCCCGCGTCGCGATGGCCGAGGCGGCGGAGTGGGCCCAAAATCGCGAGACGTTCGGCAAGCCGCTCGTCGGCCACCAGTCGATCCGCATCAAGCTCGCCGACATGGAACGCCAGATCGAGGCGACGCAGGCGTGGGTCGACCTGTGCGCCTGGCAGGTCAAAGAGGGCAAGGACCGCCCCGCCGACTTCGCCATGCTGAAGGTGCAGGCGACGCGAATGCTGGAATCGGTGGCGCGCGAGGCAGCGCAGATCCTCGGCGGCGCGAGCTACATCACCGGCAGCAAGGTCGAGCGCATCTACCGCGAGGTGCGCGTCAACGCGATCGGCGGCGGCAGCGAGGAAATCATGCTCGATCTCGCTGGACGGCAACTCTTCGGCGGCAAGCGTTGA
- a CDS encoding dipeptidase → MNKSTLLAGLAAFALIATPAMAQKSPEAVAEAALKKAPVFDGHNDVPWELRGSVGNVINDFDFRDTTKPKPDGSVMHTDIQRLRKGHVGAQFWSVYVPSNTNEQQAVQQTIEQIDVAKRLIARYPNDLGFARTSAELEAQMKAGKVAGMLGMEGGQSIGSSLAVLREMYGMGARYMTLTHGKTTPWADSATDAPQHDGLTDFGRQVVREMNRIGMIVDLSHVSEATMKDALEVSKAPVMFSHSGVRAVNDHPRNVPDSVLPAVKANGGVIMVVLYAAFLDPKLRAHGLSRTAEKARLDALYVGNPDAVAPAMKAWDAANPAPQTPIGIAADHIDHIKETIGVDHIGIGGDYDGMDATPVGLEDVTGYPRLFTELARRGYTQAELEKISSGNMLRVLKAVEAYAASQKDQPPIETPVAK, encoded by the coding sequence ATGAACAAGTCCACCCTGCTCGCCGGCCTCGCCGCATTCGCCCTGATCGCCACCCCCGCCATGGCGCAAAAGTCGCCCGAGGCGGTCGCCGAGGCCGCGCTCAAAAAGGCGCCGGTGTTCGACGGGCATAACGACGTGCCGTGGGAACTGCGGGGCAGCGTCGGCAATGTGATCAACGATTTCGATTTTCGCGACACCACCAAGCCCAAGCCCGACGGAAGCGTGATGCACACCGACATCCAGCGCCTGCGCAAGGGGCATGTCGGGGCGCAATTCTGGTCGGTCTATGTGCCGTCCAACACGAACGAGCAGCAGGCGGTGCAGCAGACGATCGAGCAGATCGACGTCGCAAAGCGGCTGATCGCCCGCTATCCGAACGACCTCGGCTTTGCGCGGACCTCGGCCGAACTCGAAGCGCAGATGAAGGCGGGCAAGGTCGCCGGGATGCTCGGGATGGAGGGCGGCCAGTCGATCGGCTCGTCGCTTGCCGTGCTGCGCGAAATGTACGGCATGGGTGCGCGCTACATGACGCTGACCCACGGCAAGACCACGCCATGGGCCGATAGCGCGACCGACGCGCCGCAACATGACGGGCTCACCGATTTCGGGCGCCAGGTCGTGCGGGAAATGAACCGCATCGGCATGATCGTCGACCTGAGCCACGTCAGCGAAGCGACGATGAAGGATGCGCTCGAGGTATCGAAGGCGCCGGTCATGTTCAGCCACTCGGGGGTGCGCGCGGTCAACGACCATCCGCGCAATGTGCCCGACAGCGTGCTGCCCGCGGTGAAGGCCAATGGCGGCGTCATCATGGTGGTGCTCTACGCCGCCTTCCTCGACCCCAAGCTGCGCGCGCATGGGCTGTCGCGGACGGCGGAAAAGGCGCGGCTCGATGCGCTGTACGTCGGCAATCCCGATGCTGTCGCGCCGGCGATGAAGGCATGGGACGCGGCGAACCCGGCGCCGCAAACGCCGATCGGGATCGCGGCGGACCATATCGACCATATCAAGGAGACGATCGGCGTCGACCATATCGGGATCGGCGGCGATTATGACGGGATGGATGCGACCCCCGTGGGGCTGGAGGATGTCACGGGCTATCCGCGGCTGTTTACCGAACTGGCGCGGCGCGGTTATACGCAGGCCGAGCTCGAGAAGATTTCGAGCGGCAATATGCTGCGCGTGCTGAAGGCGGTCGAAGCCTATGCGGCGAGCCAGAAGGACCAGCCGCCGATCGAGACGCCGGTCGCGAAATAG